From Flavipsychrobacter sp., a single genomic window includes:
- the atpB gene encoding F0F1 ATP synthase subunit A encodes MSFKRFFPFVVLLFALLGAFSPAMAQHEPAHQDNEHHEATAEHGEKEGINMSELIFGHVSDAHSWHFFDFGGHPISLPLPVIIYHPEKGLEMFSSAKFEHGHASHNGYSIHFTGMKEVITSADGAKILDFSITKNVLSMLISVVLLLWIMLSVAKKYKKNGVMKAPSGMQNALEPVIIFMRDEVAKPNLGNKYMRYMPLLLTVFFFIWINNLLGLLPGGANFTGNIAVTACLALVAFLVIIFSGNKHFWGHLFNPPGVPFLVKILLVIIEFLSLFIKPVALMIRLFANMLAGHIVILSVISMIFIFGAMSQAAGAGFTVVSLAFSVFMFMLELLVAAIQAFIFTNLTAVFVGQAIEDPHHDHDHGTEQDYHVSENEIIA; translated from the coding sequence ATGAGTTTCAAGCGATTTTTTCCATTTGTAGTATTACTTTTCGCACTATTAGGTGCGTTCTCTCCGGCGATGGCGCAACATGAGCCAGCTCATCAAGATAATGAGCATCATGAGGCTACTGCCGAACATGGTGAAAAAGAAGGCATTAATATGTCTGAGTTAATATTTGGCCACGTATCAGATGCCCACAGCTGGCACTTCTTCGATTTTGGCGGTCACCCTATTAGCTTACCGTTACCTGTTATTATATACCATCCTGAAAAAGGGTTGGAAATGTTCTCTTCTGCAAAGTTTGAGCACGGGCACGCTAGTCACAATGGCTACAGCATACACTTTACTGGAATGAAAGAAGTGATCACTTCTGCTGATGGTGCTAAAATTTTAGATTTCTCTATTACAAAGAATGTATTGTCTATGCTTATCTCTGTAGTACTACTACTATGGATAATGCTAAGCGTAGCTAAGAAGTACAAGAAGAATGGTGTAATGAAAGCACCAAGTGGCATGCAAAACGCATTAGAGCCAGTTATCATCTTCATGAGAGATGAGGTGGCTAAGCCTAACCTAGGTAATAAGTATATGCGCTATATGCCATTACTTCTTACGGTATTCTTCTTTATATGGATAAATAACCTATTAGGATTGCTACCAGGCGGTGCTAACTTTACTGGTAACATTGCAGTTACTGCATGTTTAGCACTTGTAGCTTTCTTAGTTATCATCTTTAGTGGTAACAAACACTTCTGGGGTCACTTATTCAATCCTCCAGGGGTGCCATTCCTTGTAAAAATATTATTAGTAATAATAGAGTTCTTATCACTATTCATTAAGCCAGTTGCTTTGATGATACGTTTGTTTGCTAACATGTTGGCAGGTCACATTGTGATATTGAGCGTAATTTCAATGATATTCATTTTCGGAGCTATGAGTCAGGCTGCGGGTGCAGGATTTACTGTTGTATCTCTTGCGTTCTCTGTATTCATGTTCATGCTAGAGTTGTTGGTAGCGGCTATACAGGCGTTTATCTTCACCAACCTTACTGCGGTATTCGTAGGTCAGGCTATTGAAGATCCACATCACGATCATGACCATGGAACGGAGCAAGACTACCATGTGTCTGAAAATGAAATAATAGCATAG
- the atpE gene encoding ATP synthase F0 subunit C produces the protein MSLLNTILLDGTAAGLGAIGAGIAAVGAGIGIGQIGKGAVEAIARQPEAAGDIRSNMILTAAFVEGVALFGVIAGILAIFA, from the coding sequence ATGTCGTTATTAAACACAATTTTGTTAGACGGTACAGCAGCAGGTCTTGGTGCTATTGGTGCTGGTATTGCAGCAGTTGGTGCTGGTATTGGTATCGGTCAAATCGGTAAAGGTGCGGTTGAAGCTATCGCTCGCCAACCTGAAGCTGCAGGTGACATTCGTTCGAACATGATTCTAACGGCTGCATTCGTAGAGGGTGTTGCTCTTTTCGGTGTAATCGCAGGTATCTTGGCTATCTTCGCATAG
- the atpF gene encoding F0F1 ATP synthase subunit B: protein MELLTPEFGLFFWTLLAFLVVLFILRKFAWKPILNSLSERETGIADAIASAEKVKQEMAAIKGENEQLLVKAREERSQMLKEAKEEQDRIISKAKEDTKVIADKMIAEAQLQIQQQKMAALTEVKNEVGKLSLEVAEKVLRKQLASADSQEAYAKMLAEEIKMN, encoded by the coding sequence ATGGAGTTGTTAACCCCGGAATTCGGTTTATTCTTTTGGACGCTACTAGCATTCCTTGTCGTTTTATTCATTCTACGCAAATTTGCTTGGAAGCCGATCCTAAACTCTCTTAGCGAGCGTGAAACTGGTATTGCTGATGCAATTGCCAGTGCAGAAAAAGTAAAGCAAGAGATGGCTGCTATTAAAGGTGAAAATGAGCAACTATTAGTAAAAGCTCGTGAGGAAAGAAGCCAAATGCTTAAAGAAGCTAAAGAAGAGCAAGACCGTATCATCTCTAAAGCTAAAGAAGACACTAAGGTGATAGCTGATAAGATGATAGCAGAAGCGCAACTACAAATACAGCAGCAGAAAATGGCAGCACTTACTGAGGTGAAGAACGAAGTAGGTAAGCTATCATTGGAAGTTGCGGAGAAGGTATTGCGCAAACAATTAGCATCAGCAGATTCTCAAGAAGCTTATGCTAAGATGTTGGCTGAGGAAATTAAAATGAACTAG
- the atpH gene encoding ATP synthase F1 subunit delta: MQNSRLASRYAKALLDLAVEQNALDTTLNDVQLLVAVGNQSRDFVNVLQSPIIKSDKKQSIIDAVVGAQLNDLAKAFVKLLINKGREATLLDMAASFIEQYKEMKNIKTVRLTTAVPATDAVRAVVREKLALSHPNATIELEETVNEDIIGGLIIQMDDKMFDFSIRRDLNDVKDQFSKNLYISEMR, translated from the coding sequence ATGCAAAATTCTCGTCTCGCTTCACGTTATGCTAAAGCATTGTTAGACCTAGCGGTTGAACAAAATGCTTTGGACACTACTTTGAACGATGTGCAACTACTGGTTGCTGTTGGTAATCAAAGTAGAGACTTTGTGAACGTGCTGCAAAGCCCGATCATTAAGTCGGACAAGAAGCAAAGCATTATAGATGCAGTAGTAGGTGCTCAACTAAATGATTTGGCAAAAGCTTTTGTAAAGCTTTTGATAAACAAAGGAAGAGAAGCTACATTGTTGGATATGGCAGCGTCTTTCATCGAGCAATATAAAGAGATGAAAAACATCAAAACTGTAAGACTAACAACCGCAGTGCCTGCAACAGATGCTGTAAGAGCTGTAGTACGTGAGAAGTTGGCACTTAGCCATCCTAATGCTACTATTGAGCTTGAAGAAACTGTTAATGAAGATATTATCGGTGGTCTTATTATACAAATGGATGATAAGATGTTCGATTTCAGCATACGTAGAGATTTGAACGACGTAAAAGATCAATTCTCTAAAAACTTATATATCTCAGAAATGAGATAA
- the atpA gene encoding F0F1 ATP synthase subunit alpha has product MVDIKPDEISAILRQQLTNFNASADLEEVGTVLQVGDGIARVYGLNGVRQGELVQFENGVKAIALNLEEDNVGVVLMGESGEIKEGAQVRRTGQIASIKVGEGMVGRVVNTLGEPIDGKGPIKGELYEMPIERKAPGVIYREPVKEPLQTGIKSIDAMIPIGRGQRELVIGDRQTGKTAICIDAIINQKEFYEAGNPVYCIYVAIGQKASTVAGVMKTLEEHGAMAYTTIVSASASDPAPLQFYAPFAGAAIGEFFRDTGRPALVVYDDLSKQAVAYREVSLLLRRPPGREAYPGDVFYLHSRLLERAAKVINNDEIAKNMNDLPESLKDKVKGGGSLTALPIIETQAGDVSAYIPTNVISITDGQIFLESDLFNSGIRPAINVGISVSRVGGSAQIKSMKKVAGTLKLDQALYREMEAFSKFGGDLDAATKVVLDKGSRNVEILKQAQYTPFSVEKQVAIIYLGTNNLIQQVPVNRVKEFEEAFLHDMETKLPEILNEFKQGKLEKESLDKMTKLANDLIPQFKN; this is encoded by the coding sequence ATGGTTGATATAAAACCGGATGAGATTTCGGCGATACTACGCCAACAGTTAACCAACTTTAACGCATCTGCTGATCTTGAAGAAGTAGGTACAGTATTACAGGTGGGTGATGGTATTGCCCGTGTATACGGTTTGAATGGTGTTCGCCAAGGTGAACTAGTTCAATTTGAAAACGGTGTAAAAGCAATCGCACTAAACCTAGAGGAAGATAACGTGGGTGTGGTATTGATGGGTGAAAGTGGTGAAATCAAAGAAGGTGCTCAAGTGCGCCGTACTGGTCAGATCGCATCTATCAAAGTAGGTGAAGGTATGGTTGGCCGTGTGGTAAACACACTTGGTGAGCCTATCGATGGTAAAGGTCCTATAAAAGGTGAACTATATGAGATGCCAATTGAGCGTAAGGCGCCGGGTGTTATCTATCGTGAGCCTGTAAAGGAGCCACTACAAACTGGTATCAAGTCTATTGACGCAATGATCCCAATTGGTCGTGGTCAGCGTGAGTTGGTTATCGGTGACCGTCAAACAGGTAAAACAGCTATCTGTATCGATGCTATCATCAACCAAAAAGAATTCTACGAAGCAGGTAACCCTGTTTATTGTATATATGTTGCTATCGGTCAGAAAGCATCTACTGTTGCAGGTGTGATGAAGACTCTTGAGGAGCACGGCGCAATGGCTTATACTACTATCGTATCAGCTTCTGCATCAGATCCTGCACCACTTCAGTTCTACGCTCCATTTGCGGGTGCTGCTATTGGTGAGTTCTTCCGTGATACAGGTCGTCCGGCATTGGTAGTTTATGATGACCTTTCTAAGCAAGCAGTTGCTTACCGTGAGGTATCTCTTCTACTTCGTCGTCCGCCAGGTCGTGAGGCTTATCCTGGAGACGTATTCTACCTACACAGTCGTTTACTAGAGCGTGCTGCTAAGGTGATCAACAATGATGAGATCGCTAAAAACATGAACGACTTGCCTGAAAGCTTGAAAGATAAAGTGAAAGGTGGTGGATCATTAACAGCATTACCAATCATCGAAACTCAAGCGGGTGACGTATCTGCTTATATCCCAACTAACGTGATCTCGATTACAGACGGTCAGATATTCCTTGAGTCAGATCTATTTAACTCTGGTATCCGTCCTGCAATTAACGTGGGTATCTCTGTAAGCCGTGTAGGTGGTAGTGCGCAGATCAAATCAATGAAGAAAGTTGCTGGTACATTAAAACTAGACCAAGCACTTTACCGTGAGATGGAAGCTTTCTCTAAGTTTGGTGGTGACCTAGATGCTGCTACTAAAGTAGTATTGGATAAAGGTAGCCGTAACGTGGAAATATTGAAGCAAGCTCAATACACTCCATTCTCAGTAGAAAAGCAAGTTGCTATCATCTACTTAGGTACAAACAACTTGATCCAGCAGGTTCCTGTAAATAGAGTGAAAGAATTCGAAGAAGCATTCTTGCACGATATGGAAACTAAGCTACCTGAAATACTAAATGAATTCAAACAAGGTAAGCTTGAGAAAGAAAGCTTGGATAAAATGACTAAACTGGCAAACGACTTGATACCTCAGTTTAAAAACTAA
- a CDS encoding M56 family metallopeptidase, translating into MLQYIINLSGIWLVSLVIFDLLLKRETFHTYNRLFLNASVSLGILLPLWQLQQSSIIYASAISKDVTQQAAVLREQVINTTSPALVSIETWLWIIYVIGASVMTIVLLKEVYLILKLLRSGIKTQIGQWKVVEINKETAPFSAFGYVFISSKENYTTNELNLILIHEQQHINSWHIIDLLFINFLKIAFWFNPLIYLYEKRLLMIHEYQADKAVDHDIKKYSQFLVEQSMLQTAPILSHSFIRSPLKSRIKMLTKQSKRIANLKQLIIAPLVLFTLLCFTQNNLLFAQEKKVEGNKIYYKGNTIELTEKMPDDTVYVSDPVTGEIQMVITSLTPSPAKLNGVDLYKKYYRSSNLPPLFEETTEHIKTEIKKNLNDALNTMEEGSFRYAIENLIVDQKGKIIYYELAKTGSAFRLANGGEDYDLTEDARKNIEQKIVNTLEDIKLDVFLQDGKPVPYIIFVDDYFNIVK; encoded by the coding sequence ATGTTACAATACATCATCAACCTATCAGGCATATGGCTAGTAAGCTTAGTTATATTTGACCTCTTACTAAAACGGGAAACCTTCCATACCTATAACAGGCTTTTCCTAAATGCATCGGTTTCATTAGGCATTCTACTCCCGCTATGGCAGTTACAGCAAAGCTCTATCATATACGCTTCAGCTATAAGTAAAGATGTAACACAACAAGCGGCAGTGCTACGCGAGCAGGTAATAAATACTACATCTCCAGCATTAGTAAGTATAGAAACTTGGCTCTGGATCATTTATGTTATTGGAGCCTCTGTAATGACTATCGTTTTATTAAAAGAAGTCTACCTCATACTAAAGCTGCTACGGTCTGGTATAAAAACACAAATTGGCCAATGGAAAGTTGTTGAGATCAATAAAGAGACCGCTCCTTTTTCTGCCTTTGGTTATGTGTTCATTAGTAGCAAAGAAAATTATACTACAAATGAGCTAAACCTAATATTGATACATGAGCAACAGCACATCAACTCATGGCATATTATTGACCTACTATTCATCAACTTTCTAAAAATAGCATTTTGGTTCAACCCATTGATTTATCTATATGAAAAACGCCTACTCATGATACATGAATACCAAGCAGATAAAGCGGTAGATCATGATATCAAAAAGTACAGTCAATTTCTAGTAGAACAATCTATGCTACAGACAGCCCCTATACTCTCCCATTCATTTATTCGCTCACCTTTAAAATCCCGTATCAAAATGTTAACTAAACAGTCTAAGAGAATAGCGAATCTTAAACAATTAATAATTGCACCACTAGTACTTTTCACTTTGCTTTGTTTTACCCAAAACAATTTACTCTTTGCACAGGAGAAAAAAGTAGAGGGAAATAAGATATACTACAAAGGGAATACTATTGAGCTAACAGAAAAAATGCCTGATGACACAGTGTATGTTTCTGACCCTGTAACAGGAGAAATTCAAATGGTAATTACAAGCCTTACACCTTCTCCCGCTAAATTAAACGGAGTAGATCTATATAAAAAATATTATAGAAGCAGTAACCTGCCGCCACTGTTTGAAGAAACGACCGAGCATATAAAAACAGAAATAAAAAAGAATCTTAATGATGCCTTAAACACTATGGAAGAAGGTAGCTTCCGTTATGCCATCGAGAACCTTATCGTAGATCAAAAAGGCAAGATTATATACTATGAATTAGCTAAAACAGGAAGTGCATTTAGGCTTGCAAATGGAGGAGAGGATTACGACCTGACTGAAGATGCTAGAAAAAATATTGAACAGAAAATAGTCAACACGTTAGAGGATATCAAGCTTGATGTTTTCTTACAAGATGGCAAACCTGTACCTTATATCATATTTGTGGATGATTATTTCAACATCGTTAAATAA
- a CDS encoding BlaI/MecI/CopY family transcriptional regulator, producing MKRNKQLNSLTKAEDEVMQIIWQIEPCLVRDIINHLGDPDIPHSTISSVVRILEKKGFLDHKAYGKTYEYFSVVSKEEYAQYGVKSLMEKYFGGSPKKLVSFLVKNEDMNLKELDDLLKSIDKPKKK from the coding sequence ATGAAACGTAATAAACAATTGAACTCTTTAACTAAGGCCGAAGATGAAGTGATGCAAATAATATGGCAAATAGAGCCATGCCTTGTCAGAGACATCATAAATCATCTTGGAGACCCCGATATTCCACACAGCACAATTTCATCGGTAGTGCGCATATTAGAAAAGAAAGGCTTTTTAGATCATAAAGCCTATGGCAAAACATACGAGTATTTTTCTGTCGTTTCAAAGGAGGAATATGCACAGTATGGTGTAAAAAGCTTGATGGAAAAATATTTTGGAGGCTCCCCCAAAAAGCTGGTTAGCTTCTTAGTAAAAAATGAGGACATGAACCTGAAAGAGTTAGACGACCTATTAAAATCCATTGATAAACCTAAAAAGAAATAG
- the lon gene encoding endopeptidase La, producing MKSMIDKLFSNPEQEMEFMPIVPLGEDEMDDFEKGDLPKELPVIALRNTVLFPNVVLPITVAREKSVKAITDAQGKGKWIGVVAQKDSLNDDPTADEVFHTGTMAKIVKEIKMPDGNTTIFIMGRLRFEIEKFTQTDPFFAADVNYLDDEFPEGDPEFDALIASLKDHSEQIANNSPNMPNETSIVLRNVEQKPFLVHFIASNLNSGLIEKQELLEENDVRTRAEKLLHLLQSELNLLELKNEITNKTRADIDKQQREYFLQQQLKSIKEELGGEPNDREIKDLQKRAEGVRWTKEAQDMFKKNIEKLERMHPSTPDYSVIYNHLDFMLDLPWDTYTEDSYDLKKAQKVLDGDHYGMDRIKDRILEYLAVLKLKGDMKSPILCFVGPPGIGKTSLGKSIGNAINRKYVRLSLGGLHDESELRGHRKTYIGAMPGRIMQSIRKTKSSNPVFILDEIDKVGKDFRGDPSSALLEILDPEQNNSFYDNYLELEYDLSKVLFIATANSLADIQPALRDRLEIIHLTGYSLEEKIEIGKRHLIPKQKEMHGLKGYKLKFSTKVLGRIIQEYTRESGVRELDRTIASIMRAIAKKVAFEEEVDNEITEELIVQVLGKPKFNNDIYVKGHPAGVAVGLAWTSVGGDILFIETSISKGKGNLTLTGNLGNVMKESASTALSYLKAHADDYGIDPKMFSDYNIHIHVPEGATPKDGPSAGITLLSALTSVFTGRKLRSYLAMTGEITLRGQVLPVGGIKEKILAAKRAGIKEIILCEQNQKDVEEINQSYIRGVKFHYVSDMNEVIDLALMKR from the coding sequence ATGAAATCAATGATAGATAAATTGTTCAGCAACCCTGAACAGGAAATGGAATTTATGCCTATAGTGCCACTTGGCGAAGACGAAATGGATGATTTTGAGAAAGGGGACCTACCTAAAGAATTGCCTGTAATAGCCCTACGCAATACTGTATTATTCCCTAATGTAGTGCTACCTATTACTGTAGCAAGGGAAAAATCGGTAAAAGCGATAACTGATGCTCAAGGCAAAGGAAAGTGGATAGGTGTTGTAGCGCAGAAGGATAGCCTGAATGATGACCCTACAGCTGATGAGGTTTTCCATACAGGTACAATGGCTAAGATCGTAAAAGAAATAAAAATGCCTGATGGGAATACTACAATATTCATCATGGGGCGTCTACGTTTCGAGATCGAAAAATTCACACAAACGGATCCATTCTTTGCAGCGGATGTCAACTACTTGGATGATGAATTTCCGGAAGGAGATCCTGAATTTGATGCACTAATAGCCTCTTTAAAAGACCACTCGGAGCAGATAGCCAACAACTCTCCTAATATGCCCAACGAAACCAGCATTGTGCTGCGTAACGTAGAGCAAAAACCTTTTTTAGTTCACTTCATTGCTTCCAACCTCAACTCTGGGCTAATTGAAAAGCAAGAGCTACTAGAAGAGAACGATGTACGAACAAGAGCTGAAAAGCTATTGCATCTATTACAGTCGGAGTTGAACTTGTTAGAACTAAAGAATGAGATTACCAACAAGACCAGAGCTGATATAGATAAGCAACAAAGAGAATACTTCTTACAACAACAGCTAAAGTCTATTAAGGAAGAGCTTGGCGGCGAGCCAAACGACCGTGAGATAAAAGATCTACAAAAGAGAGCTGAGGGAGTACGATGGACTAAGGAAGCTCAAGACATGTTCAAAAAGAACATAGAAAAGCTGGAGCGTATGCACCCTAGCACGCCCGACTATTCAGTTATTTACAACCACCTCGACTTCATGCTCGACCTACCTTGGGATACTTATACCGAGGATAGTTACGACTTAAAAAAGGCTCAGAAAGTATTAGATGGCGACCATTATGGAATGGATAGGATAAAAGATCGTATCCTTGAATACTTGGCCGTTCTTAAACTAAAAGGAGATATGAAATCTCCTATCCTTTGTTTTGTAGGCCCTCCTGGTATAGGTAAAACATCTTTGGGCAAGAGCATCGGTAATGCTATTAATAGAAAATATGTGCGCTTAAGTCTTGGAGGCTTGCACGACGAAAGTGAACTGCGCGGACACCGTAAAACATATATAGGTGCAATGCCTGGCCGTATCATGCAGTCTATTAGAAAAACCAAGTCTTCTAACCCTGTTTTCATACTTGATGAGATAGACAAGGTAGGTAAAGATTTTAGAGGAGACCCGAGCTCAGCACTGCTAGAGATATTAGACCCTGAACAAAACAACTCTTTTTATGACAACTATTTAGAATTAGAGTACGACCTTTCTAAAGTATTGTTTATAGCTACAGCCAATAGTTTGGCAGACATACAACCTGCACTACGCGACAGATTAGAGATCATACACCTAACAGGTTACTCTCTTGAAGAAAAAATAGAAATAGGTAAACGACATCTGATACCTAAGCAAAAAGAAATGCATGGACTAAAAGGCTATAAGCTCAAGTTCAGTACAAAAGTATTAGGTCGAATCATTCAGGAGTATACACGGGAAAGTGGTGTGCGTGAATTGGATAGAACTATAGCCTCTATCATGCGTGCCATAGCTAAAAAAGTAGCTTTTGAAGAAGAAGTAGACAATGAGATCACCGAAGAATTAATAGTACAAGTATTAGGTAAGCCTAAATTCAATAACGACATCTATGTTAAGGGGCACCCCGCAGGCGTTGCGGTAGGCTTGGCCTGGACCTCTGTAGGTGGTGACATTCTATTTATAGAGACTTCTATTTCTAAAGGGAAGGGCAACCTAACTTTGACAGGCAACTTAGGAAACGTAATGAAAGAAAGTGCATCAACAGCGCTCTCTTACCTAAAAGCTCATGCTGATGATTACGGGATCGATCCTAAAATGTTCTCTGACTATAATATTCACATACACGTACCTGAGGGCGCTACACCTAAAGACGGGCCAAGTGCAGGTATCACTCTTTTAAGTGCATTGACCTCTGTTTTCACAGGCCGTAAGCTCCGCTCTTACTTAGCTATGACGGGAGAAATAACACTAAGAGGACAAGTATTACCTGTAGGAGGTATTAAAGAAAAAATACTAGCTGCAAAGCGTGCCGGTATCAAGGAGATCATTCTTTGCGAACAAAACCAAAAAGATGTAGAAGAGATCAATCAATCTTATATTAGGGGTGTCAAGTTCCACTATGTATCTGACATGAACGAAGTAATAGACTTAGCCTTAATGAAAAGATAA
- a CDS encoding TlpA disulfide reductase family protein, translating to MLRNYTLFFLTITLFITSCGSTQNKIAVSGKIANMPAQAIYFEHLEIQGSTIIDSTTSDADGSFVLKADASEPGLYRARFSEQDKYILLSLDKGKASINADWQTLENYTIEGSEGSKSLSIYLKTIREFIRDIRTIDMILSKPETQTNDSLFARASADQRDMQISLTRYVEQYVDTTKHLPNALFAVNMLNPQSEKPFIDAFVSSISMRFPDSKLGQDFIEKYNEQNMAAQQQSSNDPMLPVGVDAPALVLPNINGKEVALSDYKGKYVLVDFWASWCGPCRQENPNVVAAYNKFKNKNFTILGVSLDNKKDKWEQAVQKDGLTWEHVSDLKRWESIVVRDFGIVAIPFNVLVDPNGVIIARDLRGQALHNKLEEVLNK from the coding sequence ATGTTGAGAAACTATACTTTATTTTTTCTAACTATTACATTGTTCATTACTTCTTGTGGCAGCACACAAAATAAAATTGCCGTATCTGGCAAAATTGCCAATATGCCTGCACAAGCTATCTATTTCGAGCATCTTGAAATTCAAGGCTCCACTATCATCGACTCAACTACTTCAGACGCAGATGGCAGCTTTGTTTTGAAAGCAGACGCTTCTGAACCAGGTTTATACAGAGCTAGATTTTCTGAACAGGATAAATACATACTTCTTTCTCTAGACAAAGGCAAAGCTTCTATTAATGCTGACTGGCAAACATTAGAGAACTATACCATAGAAGGCTCGGAAGGTTCAAAGAGTTTAAGCATCTACCTCAAAACTATCAGAGAGTTTATACGAGATATCAGAACTATTGATATGATACTCAGCAAACCTGAAACGCAAACCAACGATAGCTTATTCGCACGGGCTTCTGCCGACCAACGAGATATGCAAATAAGCCTAACAAGATACGTAGAGCAGTATGTAGACACTACCAAGCACTTACCTAATGCTCTTTTTGCAGTTAATATGCTCAACCCGCAATCAGAAAAACCTTTTATAGATGCTTTCGTTAGTAGTATCAGCATGCGTTTTCCTGACAGTAAATTAGGTCAGGACTTTATTGAAAAATATAATGAACAAAACATGGCTGCACAGCAGCAGTCAAGCAATGACCCTATGTTACCTGTAGGTGTAGATGCTCCTGCTCTTGTACTACCTAACATTAACGGAAAGGAAGTAGCACTAAGTGATTATAAAGGCAAATATGTTTTAGTTGACTTTTGGGCTTCTTGGTGCGGCCCTTGCAGACAAGAGAACCCTAATGTCGTTGCAGCTTACAATAAGTTTAAAAACAAGAACTTTACCATACTTGGCGTATCTCTTGACAATAAAAAAGACAAATGGGAACAAGCCGTACAAAAAGATGGCTTAACATGGGAGCACGTTAGCGACTTAAAACGTTGGGAGTCTATTGTTGTTAGAGATTTTGGCATAGTAGCTATACCATTCAATGTACTGGTAGACCCTAACGGAGTCATAATTGCAAGAGACTTAAGAGGGCAAGCACTACATAATAAACTTGAAGAAGTACTTAACAAGTAG
- a CDS encoding HmuY family protein produces the protein MKIYRLLGLLSIMIGMFMTSCEQKETPVQLPTQSDAIYASVEMGEDFADQIFYDFETSSIVRTSKINSWELAFETGANERNIFMNGGANVGIYKTGKYNLTEVMTPPEIIDEDWGYDSPSGLSDSTYLDGWAEANGISKNEVYIIKISPSIYKDTFKKIQLISVSSTEYVMLVADLRSKISTKVVVPKDDNYNYAYLSLAEGGSIVNPEPPKKTWDIVFTRYKHIYFELSNFPYVVTGAMINPYNTSAYKDSTIAFHDIDATLATKVKYVNNRDIIGFDWKSYNIDKGRYTVDQSKNYIIKNRNGQYWKLHFLNYYNNIGIKGSPSFEFQRIL, from the coding sequence ATGAAGATATATAGACTTTTAGGCCTGTTATCTATAATGATAGGTATGTTTATGACATCCTGTGAGCAGAAGGAAACCCCTGTCCAGTTGCCTACACAAAGTGATGCCATTTATGCTAGCGTGGAAATGGGAGAAGATTTTGCGGATCAGATATTCTATGATTTTGAGACGAGCAGTATCGTGCGTACCAGCAAGATCAATAGTTGGGAGTTGGCTTTTGAAACAGGAGCCAATGAAAGAAATATTTTTATGAACGGAGGTGCCAATGTGGGTATTTACAAAACAGGTAAATACAATTTGACAGAGGTAATGACCCCGCCTGAAATAATTGATGAAGACTGGGGATACGATTCTCCTAGTGGCTTGTCTGATTCTACTTACCTTGATGGCTGGGCAGAAGCAAACGGCATCTCTAAAAATGAAGTATACATTATAAAGATCAGCCCAAGCATATATAAAGATACTTTCAAGAAGATACAGCTGATATCAGTAAGCAGCACAGAGTATGTAATGCTGGTAGCCGACTTGCGAAGCAAAATCTCAACCAAGGTAGTTGTGCCAAAAGATGATAACTACAATTATGCTTACTTATCGCTAGCTGAAGGAGGAAGTATCGTAAATCCTGAGCCTCCTAAAAAGACCTGGGATATAGTTTTTACACGTTATAAGCATATCTATTTTGAACTAAGTAATTTCCCTTATGTAGTAACTGGGGCTATGATCAATCCATATAATACCTCTGCATATAAGGATAGTACTATAGCATTTCATGATATAGACGCGACATTAGCAACGAAGGTTAAGTACGTTAATAATAGAGATATTATAGGGTTTGATTGGAAGTCGTATAATATAGATAAAGGGCGCTATACCGTTGACCAGTCTAAAAACTATATTATTAAAAATAGGAATGGTCAGTACTGGAAGCTGCATTTCTTGAACTATTACAATAATATAGGTATCAAAGGGTCGCCTTCATTTGAGTTTCAAAGAATATTATAG